DNA from Candidatus Nitrospira nitrificans:
ACCAGCCGATCTTCAAACCTTTCATGAAGGCGCTCGGTGTCATCCCCATTTCCTCGCACGGGGGCTTGCGCGTGGTCTTACGGGCGCTCCGCGATGCCGGCGCAGCCATCGACAAAGGAGAACTGGTCTGCATTTTCCCCGAAGGCCAGATCACGCGCACCGGCACACTGTTGCCGTTTCGACGAGGTTTCGAACGGATCATGAAAGGACGGACCGCCCCCATCATCCCGGTTCATCTCGATCGTGTGTGGGGCAGCATCTTCAGCTTCAATCGTGGGCGATTTCTCTGGAAGATGCCGGAGCGCCTCCCCTATCCCGTGACCGTCTCATTCGGAGCGCCGCTGCCGCCGGACACCACGGCGCATGAGCTTCGCGAGAACATTCGTAACCTCGGCGAAGCGGCCTGGCAACTCAGGAAACCACGTCGTCGGCCCCTCCATCGTCAATTTATTTCATCGATGCGTCGCTCTCCCTTCCGCTTAGCCATGGCCGATCAGAATCGCCCCCACGTCTCATCCTTGCAAGCCCTGATCGGATCAATCGTCCTCGCGAGGACGCTTCGGCCCCATTGGCGAGACCAAGAACGGGTGGGCGTCCTGCTGCCTCCGACCGTGGCCGCTGCCTTAGTCAATGTCGCCGCGCCTCTCTGCGGCAAAACCATCGTGAATTTGAACTACACGGTCGGGAAATCCGGCCTAGAGGCCGCGGTACATCTAGCCGGTCTGCGCACGATCGTGACCAGCCGTACCTTCATCGAAAAAGCCAAACTCGAGCTGCCGGACGGACCGTCGGTCATCTGGCTTGAGGACGTCGCCAAGACCATCGGCAGGGGACAAAAACTAGCGGCTGCCCTGCTGGCCCTGTTCGCTCCATGCCGCATCATCGAACGACTGTGCGGCCAAACAATTCCCCTCACGCCCGACAGTCTGGCGACCATCATCTTCAGCAGCGGCAGCACCGGAGAGCCGAAGGGGATCATGCTGTCGCACTTCAGTATCGACATGAACAGCCAAGGCGCCACGCAGGTGCTTCACCTCTATCAGGACGAGCGCGTCCTCGGCATCCTGCCCTTCTTCCACTCATTCGGCTACATGGTGTTTTGGTTCGTGATGTCCAATAACGCCGCCATGATCTTTCATCCTTCGCCGCTCGACGTAGCGGCGATCGGCGACATCATCCGGAAACACCGCGTCACGTTTCTCGTCACCACGCCGACGTTCATGCAACTCTATTCCCGTCGCTGTACGCCGGAACAATTCAGCTCGGTGCGCGTCATCCTCACCGGCGCGGAAAAACTACAAGCGCGACTCGCCCAGGCGATCGAAGACAAGTTCGGGGTCGGACCGATCGAAGGGTACGGAGTCACGGAATGCGCCCCTGTCATTGCCGTCAATTGCCCGGACTTCCGCGCAGCCGGCTATTATCAACCGGCCTCGCGACGGGGCACCGTCGGTCAGCCGCTTCCCGGTGTGTCGGTGCAGATTGTCGATCCGGACAGCTACGCGCCGCTTCCGGTCGGCACGCCCGGCATGTTGCTCGTGAAGGGACCGAATGTGATGAAGGGCTATCTCGGGCGTGAAGATCTCACCGCGCAGGTCATGCGGAACGGCTGGTACATTACCGGTGACATTGCCGCTCTGGATGAGGACGGATTTCTGACGATTACCGACCGGCTGTCGCGTTTTTCAAAGATCGGCGGCGAGATGGTCCCCCACGGCAAAGTCGAAGAGGCCTTGCAACAGGCCGCTGAATCCGACACGCAAGTCTTTGCCGTGACCGGTCTGCCCGACGAGAAAAAGGGAGAGCGGCTCGCGGTCCTCCATACGCTGGAGGAATCCCGCATTCCACACATCCTGGAAAAGATCTCGGCGAGCGACCTGCCCAATCTCTTCATTCCAGGAAAGCACCAGTTCATCAAGGTCGACGCATTACCGGTCCTTGGAACCGGCAAGCTCGATCTGCGCGGCGTGAAGCGGATTGCGATGGAACAGCTCAAAGGGGATGAAACCGTTTCTAGTTTCTAGTTTCTGGTTTCAAATTCCGACTTTCGTGCTTCGTCTCAAGCTGGAAACTAGAAACTCGAAACCTGAAACTCGAAACTTTCCATGGCTTCTACTGGAAAATCCCTGATCGATTGTCATGTCCATCTCGCAGCACTGCCGGACGGCGACAACGGGTGCTTCATCTCGCCGAAACTCCTTGGAAGCCCGCTCTTTCGCTTCCTGCTATGGAAACAAGATCTCTCACCGATAAAGCCGCGGGAGGCGAATGAACGATATCTCGATCACCTCCTCACGGAGTTACGCGCCTCACGACATGTCTCTCAAGCGGTGCTCCTCGGCATGGACGGGTTCTACGACCAGACCGGCCTACTCAACCGGCAACACACCGACTTTCTCGTCAGCAACGACTACGTCTTCAAGACCGTGCGAGCCTATCCTGATGTCTTTCTTGCCGGCCCTTCGATCAATCCGCAGCGTGAAGATGCCATTGATGAAGTTCACCGCTGCGCCGATGCCGGCGCTGTCCTGATCAAAGTCT
Protein-coding regions in this window:
- a CDS encoding acyl-[ACP]--phospholipid O-acyltransferase, whose translation is MTISAGSHTQSCSHPLRGLLIAQFCGAFNDNAWKLMVALLAIRQATVGLAPGPELETAAQTQTAMAFVVFTLPLMLLSLVGGTLADRVSKRTVIISIKAVEVFLMAAGTAALWLNPAGGILPLIVLCGMGVHSALFSPSKYGILPELVPHERLAAGNGLLEMWTFAAILTGTAAGGVLLQMAGDHIWLAPLTLTGLSVVGLATAFGIPPVSAARHAGGVGATIQGAWAAIQSERMLRMAIPMEILFWTVASLFGQNLLVYAKAVLHLSDAMSGLPLTVLSVGIGIGAILVGRISRNRVEYGLIPLGAMGVCVTLLTLGVLTPPLSGTFLIMVALGISSSFIFVPLNAILQWKSPSDRRGAVISFSNTCVFTGILLGSLAGGSLANVGVSTTGIFLAAAVMTLAGIAWALWLLPDTFLRLALVVLTNTLYRLRIVGEAHVPLSGGALLVPNHVSFIDGFLLIASVDRPVRFVVDAQYVDQPIFKPFMKALGVIPISSHGGLRVVLRALRDAGAAIDKGELVCIFPEGQITRTGTLLPFRRGFERIMKGRTAPIIPVHLDRVWGSIFSFNRGRFLWKMPERLPYPVTVSFGAPLPPDTTAHELRENIRNLGEAAWQLRKPRRRPLHRQFISSMRRSPFRLAMADQNRPHVSSLQALIGSIVLARTLRPHWRDQERVGVLLPPTVAAALVNVAAPLCGKTIVNLNYTVGKSGLEAAVHLAGLRTIVTSRTFIEKAKLELPDGPSVIWLEDVAKTIGRGQKLAAALLALFAPCRIIERLCGQTIPLTPDSLATIIFSSGSTGEPKGIMLSHFSIDMNSQGATQVLHLYQDERVLGILPFFHSFGYMVFWFVMSNNAAMIFHPSPLDVAAIGDIIRKHRVTFLVTTPTFMQLYSRRCTPEQFSSVRVILTGAEKLQARLAQAIEDKFGVGPIEGYGVTECAPVIAVNCPDFRAAGYYQPASRRGTVGQPLPGVSVQIVDPDSYAPLPVGTPGMLLVKGPNVMKGYLGREDLTAQVMRNGWYITGDIAALDEDGFLTITDRLSRFSKIGGEMVPHGKVEEALQQAAESDTQVFAVTGLPDEKKGERLAVLHTLEESRIPHILEKISASDLPNLFIPGKHQFIKVDALPVLGTGKLDLRGVKRIAMEQLKGDETVSSF